TCACGGCGCGCATGCTCGGCAATGTCGCGGTCGACGGCGTGGTCGGCATGGTGCCGTTCGCCGGCGATGCCTTCGACGTCATGTTCCGCGCCAACATGCGCAACGTGCGCCTGCTCCGCCGCTGGCTCGACAAGCAGCCGCGGATGTGAGGCCCCAAAAACGCAAAAAGCGCGACGGCCCTTCGGCAATCGCGCTTGCTGCGCATATCGGAGGCTTGCGAAGAAACTTACGCCGCGTCGGCGTCGGTCTCGGCGGCCGGGGCCGGCTTGGGACGGCGGGGCAGCGGGAAGGCTTCGCTCTCATAGAGCGAGCGGATGCCGTTCTGGTCGAAGCGCGCTTCCTCGACCTGGAGATAGGCGCCGTTCAGCGAATCCGTCGGCAACTGCTCCATCGCGAACTGCACGGCTTCGGCCGCGGTGCCGAACCGGCGATAGGTGAAGCCCGCGCGCTTCTTCTTGCGGATCGCGGCGGGGAACAGTTCGGCGGAAGTATTGAAGTTGAACGGACGCAGTGGACGCATGGTCAAAGACCTCGTGAGCTTCTCTGGGGCTTTAAGCGCGTGGGGTTTGGGAGGGCAGGGGCCGCAATCGAGCGGGCCCGCCGCACATGTCATTTTCGCCCACTAATATAGGCCGATTTGACAGAATTGCGACCCCTGCGATGGGAGATGATGAATCCACGCATGGCAGCCCCGCAGGGACGATAAGATAAGTAATTTCAATTACTTATATGGTTTACAGTTTGCCAAGAAGCAGCAGCACCAGCAACACCACCAGCACGACGCCGCCGATCCCCATACCGGAATGGCCCATGCCGTAGCCGTAGCCGCCGATCCGGCCAGACCAGCCGCCCAAGAGATAGATGATCACCAGGATGATCAGGATGGTCCCAAGCGTCATGGCATCCTCCCTGGCGGCCGGCGGACTGTGCGCATCGGCCGCACCGCCAGGAGAGAAAAGCATAAAGGTGCCATCGGGTTCCACTGGGGAACCCGATGGCACGCAATATTATTTCGGCTCGAGCTTCAGCGCCGCCGAATTGATGCAGTAGCGCAGGCCGTTCGGCCCGGGACCGTCAGGGAAGACGTGGCCGAGATGGCCGCTGCACTTGGAGCACAGCACCTCGGTGCGGATCATGCCGTGGCTCATGTCCCGCTCCTCGTCGATATGGCTATCGACGGCGGGCTGGGTGAAGCTCGGCCAGCCGCAGCCGGAATCGAACTTGGCATCGGATTCGAACAGCACATTGCCGCAGCCGGCGCAGACATAGGTGCCGGCACGGGGGTCGTGCTCATACTCGCCCGTGAAGGGACGCTCGGTCGCCTTCTCGCGCAGCACCGCGTACTGCATCGGCGTCAGCTCGCGCCGCCACTGCTCCTCGCTCTTGATGACCTTGTCGTCGGTGGTTTTCGCTTTGGTGTCGGGCATGGGTCTCCCGTTTCTCTTGCGATCTTTCGATCAGTTGGTCGCCTTGCTGGCACTGACCAGCGTCGGCTTCTCGATGTAGTTATCCGCGAACAGCTTTTTCAGGTTCTCGACCTTGGGAAGGTCGTTGTAGGCGATGTAGGGCTGGTTCGGGTGCAGCGTCAGATAGTCCTGGTGATAGGCCTCGGCCGGGTAGAACGCCTCCAGCGCGCCGACCTTGGTCACGATCGGCCTCTTGAACACCTTGGCGCTGTCGAGCTGCGCGATATAGGCCTCCGCCACCTTCTTCTGCTCATCGGAGGTGGTGAAGATCGCCGAGCGATATTGCGTGCCGGTGTCGGGGCCCTGGCGATTGAGCTGGGTCGGATCGTGCACCACCGAGAAATAGATCTGGAGGATCTTGCCGTAGGAGATCTTCTTCGGGTCGTACTTGATCTCGACCGACTCGGCGTGGCCGGTCCGGCCGCCCGAGACGGTCTGGTAGTCGGCGGTCGCCTTGGTGCCGCCGGCATAGCCGGAGACCGCGTTGACGACGCCCGCTGTGTGCTGGAAGACGCCCTGCACGCCCCAGAAGCAGCCGCCGGCGACCACGGCGGTCTGGATGCCGGTTGCCGGCGCAGCGTCCATGGCGGGAGCGGGGATCACGACCGCGTCCTCGGCGGCCCGTGACGGCATGGCGAAGGCCAGCGTCGCGGCGGCGGTGGCGGCGAGCAGGGACAAAAGGACAGGTCGGCGCATGGCGGATCCTCTTTCGGAAGGGCTGGCAGTCTAGGGCGCTTGGGCTCGGGCGAACAGTCCGCCCGGCCGCGTTTTCGCGTCATCCGAGATACGGGCAGAGCCGGCGGATTGTTACGCCGCCAAGCACACGAGGCTGTGAAGACCGCCGCGTGAGACAGCTGGCTTGGCGAGCAATGGAACTTCGGGTTAGAGCATGATCCGGAAAAGTGTGAAGCGGTTTTCCGCAAAGATCATGCGCAAACAATAGATGAACCCGCGCGATCGACGATCGACTTAGAAAAATGGTGGCTGGAGCTGACCTGACAACATGCTGCGCGTCGTTTCCCTGACCCTCGTCGTCCTCATCGCGGGGGCCGCGATCGCCGCGGCCGAGCCGCAAGCCGGCGACGATCTCGCCCTTTGCCGCGACCGCCAGGGCGAGGCCCAGGCCCGCGCGACAGCCTGCGACAATCTGCTCAATGCCGACCGTGTCACCGGCAAGGACAAGGCCATCGCGCTCTCGGTGCGCGGCAACACGCTGCTCAACAAGCGCGACTACGTCCACGCGATCGAAACCCTGTCCATGGCCATCGACCTCGATCCGGACTACGTCATCGCTCTCAACCTCCGCGGCCTCGCCTATGAGCGCAAGGGCCAGGATGATCTCGCGATGGCCGACTACAACCTCGCGCTCCAGAAGCGGCCGACCTACGGCGTGCCTTACAACAATCGCGGCGTCATCCAGTTGCGCCGGGGCGCGCTGCAAAGCGCGCTCGACGATTTCAACCTGTCGATCAAGTACACGCCGAAATTCCTGCTCGGCTGGACCAACCGGGCCCGCGTGCGCACCTTGATGAAGGATTACAACGGCGCGATCGCCGATTTCGCGGAGGCCGAGAAGATCGATCCAGCCGCGCCGCAGATCGCCAGCAACCGCTGCATCACCTACGGCCTGATGGGCAAGTACGACCAGGCCTTTGCCGATTGCAGCGGTCTGATCGAGCGGCAGCCGAAAAACGTCTACGCGATCAACAATCGCGCCGATGTCAGCATGATGAAAGGCGATCTCGATGCCGCGCTGAAGGACTACAACACGGCGATCCAGATCAATCCGAACAATGTCCGTGCCCATGCCGGCCGCGGCCAGATCTCCGAGCGCAGGAAGGATCTCGCCCAGGCCCGCGCCGACTATCGCTCGGCGGCCTATTCGCTGACGAATTTCGACGAGATCGACGTTGCGCGCGCCCGCGCCATTGCGCGGGAGCGGCTTGCCGCGCTGACGCCGCAGGCGCCGGCCGCCGCGGGCAGCCGCCGTGTCGCGCTCGTGATCGGCAACGGCGCCTACAAGAACGTCCACGCCTTGCCCAATCCGCCGCGCGACTCCAAGCTGATCGCGAACGCGCTGCGCGATGTCGGCTTCCAGAGCGTGATCTCCGTCAGCGATCTCACCCGCGACAAGTTCTTCGAGGCGTTGCAGACGTTCGCAGCCGAAGCGGAGAAGGCCGACTGGGCCGTGGTCTATTACGCCGGCCACGGTTTCGAGATCGGTGGGGTGAACTACCTCGTTCCGGTCGACGCCAAGCTCGCCGCCGACCGAGACGCCGAGACCCAGGCGGTCGCGCTGGAGCAGGTCATCGCAGCAGTGGGCGCGGCACGTAAAGTGCGTCTCGTCATGCTGGATGCCTGCCGCGACAATCCGTTCGAGCCGACCATGCAGCGCACGCTGTCGCTGAAGCTGGTCGACAAGGGTTTCTCCAACATCGAGCCCGGCGCCGGCTTCATGGTGGTCTACGCCGCCAAGCACGGCGAGACCGCGATGGACGGCGACGGCGGCGCCGACAGCCCCTTCGCCACCGCGCTCGCCCGCGAGATCAAGGAGCCGAAGGTCGAGATCCGAAAGCTGTTCGACATCATCCGCGACGACGTCTGGGCCGCCACCAAGCACGAGCAGCAGCCGTTCACCTACGGCTCCCCGCCGGGCCGGGAAGATTTTTATTTCGTGGCGGGGAAGTGAGGACGGAGTGCGGGACGCGATGGCGGAGCCTCAATCTCCGCTGTCGTCCCCGCGAAGGCGGGGACCCATAACCCCAGGGAGGAGTCGTGGTGCGAGGCGCCCACTCCGAGTCTTCGCAAAACTTCTTCTTGTGGGTATGGGTCCCGGATCGGCGCTACGCCTGTCCGGGACGACAGCGGAGGTTGAGGCGACGGTGCCGTAGGGTGGGCAAAGCGAAGCGTGCCCACGCGTCTTATTGCTTATGGAGAGAGATCGTGGGCACGGCGCTTTGCGCCTTTGCCCACCCTACGGCAGCGGAGTTCTAAACGACGATACTCAACCGCTTCGCCGCGCGCGTAATCCCCGTGTACAGCCACCTCGCGCGGCTGTCCTGAAACGCAAAACTCTCGTCGAACAGCACGACGTCGTCCCATTGCGAGCCCTGCGACTTGTGCACCGTCAGCACATAGCCGTAGTCGAACTCGTCGTAGGGCTTGCGCTGCTCCCAGGCGATCTGCTCGACGCCGCCCTCGAAGCAGTCGGCGCGCACCGAGACCTTCGTCACCTTGTGGCCGAAATCCTCGTCGGGCGACAGCCGCATCGAGAGAATGCGCGATTTCGAGCGCGAAGTGTTGCGCGACTTCACGCGCCAGAGGCCGCCGTTGAACAGGCCCTTCTTGCGGTTGTTGCGCAGGCACACCAGCTTGTCGCCGGCGACCGGAAAGACGTCCTCGATGTTCTGGCGCTGGCGCACCCGCATGTTGTAGGCGCGCCTCGTGTTGTTGCGGCCGACCAGCACCTGGTCGGCGCCCATGACGCGATCGGGGTCGAGTTCTTTCCGCGACACCACCTCGCTCTCGCCGTAACGGCCGATGTCGAGCTCGCGGCCCTCGCGCACGTCCATCGACATCCGCACGATCGGATCGTCCTGGGCCTGGCGGTGCACTTCGGTGAGCATCGCGTCCGGCTCGGAATTGGTGAAGAAGCCGCCGCCCTGGATCGGCGGCAGCTGCGCCGGATCGCCCAGCACCAGAAGCGGGCAGTCGAACGACATCAGGTCGCGGCCTAGTTCGGCGTCGACCATCGAGCATTCGTCGATCACGATCAGCTTGGCCTTTGAGGCCGGCGCGTCGTCCCACAATTCGAAGCTCGGCTGCTCCTCGCCGGATTCGCGGGCGCGGTAGATCAGCGAGTGGATGGTGGAGGCCTCGTCGCAGCCCTTGTTGCGCATGACGAGGGCCGCCTTGCCGGTGAAGGCGGCGAACTTCACCTCGCCGTCGACGCCTTCGGCGATGTGGCGCGCCAGCGTGGTCTTGCCGGTGCCGGCAAAGCCGAACAGGCGGAACACCGGCGGCGTGCCGCCCCGGCCGGGTTTTGCCTTGAGCCAGTCGCCGACGGCCTTGAGGGCGGCATCCTGATGCGGGGTGAAAGTGGCCATATCTGTCTTGAGGAGGGGCGAAACGAGGCGATTCGCCGTCCGTCAAAACTAACCATTCGCCCCGCCCATTCAAGCGCGGGGCGGCTGTTCTCTGCGGCCATCCTGCGAGACGCCCGCCTTTGGCGGGCTCCCTCAGGATGAGGGCGGAGTACGCGGCTGCAATTTCAACGGGCACCGATGCCGATTAGCCTCATCCTGAGCAGACCGCGCAGCGGTCGTCTCGAAGGACGAGGCGCTTGCTCGGGCCCCGCCAAGAGCAGCAGCGCTACTGCCAGCCGGGAACGCCGCGCATGTCGGGCAGGTGGTGGGCGATGCCCTTGTGGCAGTCGATGCAGGTCTTCTCGCCGGTGAACAGGAAGCGCTGGTGCGCCACCGACGCCCGCGGCGACTGCTTGGTGATGTCCATGGAATCGGCGCTGTGGCAGTTGCGGCACTCCAGGGAATCATTCGCCTTGAAGCGCGCCCATTCATGCGCGGCGAGCTCGAGCCGGTGATCCAGGAATTTTTCGCGCGTGTTGATCGTGCCGAAGATCTTGCCCCAGACCTCCTTGGAGGCCTGCATCTTGCGCGCGATCTTGTCGGTCCAGTTGTGCGGCACGTGGCAGTCCGGGCAGGTCGCGCGCACGCCGGAGCGGTTGGTGAAGTGGATGGTCGACTTCAGCTCGGCGTAGACGTTGTCCTTCATCTCGTGGCAGCCGGTGCAGAACTTTTCGGTGTTGGTCAGCTCCAGCGCGGTGTTGAAGCCGCCCCAGAAGATCACGCCGGCTATGAAGCCGGCGAGCACCAGAGTGCCCAATGCGAACACCGTGCTCGGCCGTGTCAGCACGCCCCAAAGCTCGAGCGCGAAGTCCCAGC
The genomic region above belongs to Bradyrhizobium arachidis and contains:
- the msrA gene encoding peptide-methionine (S)-S-oxide reductase MsrA, which translates into the protein MRRPVLLSLLAATAAATLAFAMPSRAAEDAVVIPAPAMDAAPATGIQTAVVAGGCFWGVQGVFQHTAGVVNAVSGYAGGTKATADYQTVSGGRTGHAESVEIKYDPKKISYGKILQIYFSVVHDPTQLNRQGPDTGTQYRSAIFTTSDEQKKVAEAYIAQLDSAKVFKRPIVTKVGALEAFYPAEAYHQDYLTLHPNQPYIAYNDLPKVENLKKLFADNYIEKPTLVSASKATN
- a CDS encoding DUF3309 family protein; this translates as MTLGTILIILVIIYLLGGWSGRIGGYGYGMGHSGMGIGGVVLVVLLVLLLLGKL
- a CDS encoding caspase family protein, with amino-acid sequence MLRVVSLTLVVLIAGAAIAAAEPQAGDDLALCRDRQGEAQARATACDNLLNADRVTGKDKAIALSVRGNTLLNKRDYVHAIETLSMAIDLDPDYVIALNLRGLAYERKGQDDLAMADYNLALQKRPTYGVPYNNRGVIQLRRGALQSALDDFNLSIKYTPKFLLGWTNRARVRTLMKDYNGAIADFAEAEKIDPAAPQIASNRCITYGLMGKYDQAFADCSGLIERQPKNVYAINNRADVSMMKGDLDAALKDYNTAIQINPNNVRAHAGRGQISERRKDLAQARADYRSAAYSLTNFDEIDVARARAIARERLAALTPQAPAAAGSRRVALVIGNGAYKNVHALPNPPRDSKLIANALRDVGFQSVISVSDLTRDKFFEALQTFAAEAEKADWAVVYYAGHGFEIGGVNYLVPVDAKLAADRDAETQAVALEQVIAAVGAARKVRLVMLDACRDNPFEPTMQRTLSLKLVDKGFSNIEPGAGFMVVYAAKHGETAMDGDGGADSPFATALAREIKEPKVEIRKLFDIIRDDVWAATKHEQQPFTYGSPPGREDFYFVAGK
- the msrB gene encoding peptide-methionine (R)-S-oxide reductase MsrB — translated: MPDTKAKTTDDKVIKSEEQWRRELTPMQYAVLREKATERPFTGEYEHDPRAGTYVCAGCGNVLFESDAKFDSGCGWPSFTQPAVDSHIDEERDMSHGMIRTEVLCSKCSGHLGHVFPDGPGPNGLRYCINSAALKLEPK
- a CDS encoding NapC/NirT family cytochrome c — translated: MTTTADGPNEKLEQKAKRGFVARSWDFALELWGVLTRPSTVFALGTLVLAGFIAGVIFWGGFNTALELTNTEKFCTGCHEMKDNVYAELKSTIHFTNRSGVRATCPDCHVPHNWTDKIARKMQASKEVWGKIFGTINTREKFLDHRLELAAHEWARFKANDSLECRNCHSADSMDITKQSPRASVAHQRFLFTGEKTCIDCHKGIAHHLPDMRGVPGWQ
- a CDS encoding ATP-dependent DNA helicase, translated to MATFTPHQDAALKAVGDWLKAKPGRGGTPPVFRLFGFAGTGKTTLARHIAEGVDGEVKFAAFTGKAALVMRNKGCDEASTIHSLIYRARESGEEQPSFELWDDAPASKAKLIVIDECSMVDAELGRDLMSFDCPLLVLGDPAQLPPIQGGGFFTNSEPDAMLTEVHRQAQDDPIVRMSMDVREGRELDIGRYGESEVVSRKELDPDRVMGADQVLVGRNNTRRAYNMRVRQRQNIEDVFPVAGDKLVCLRNNRKKGLFNGGLWRVKSRNTSRSKSRILSMRLSPDEDFGHKVTKVSVRADCFEGGVEQIAWEQRKPYDEFDYGYVLTVHKSQGSQWDDVVLFDESFAFQDSRARWLYTGITRAAKRLSIVV